Proteins encoded by one window of Salmonirosea aquatica:
- the rplC gene encoding 50S ribosomal protein L3, which produces MSGLIGKKIGMTSLYNADGQALACTVIQAGPCVVTQVRTEEKDGYEALQLAFGEKKEKNTTKPMLGHFKAANTTPKQKLVEFKFFTEQHELGKTLTIQDIFQEGEFVDVVGKVKGRGFQGVVKRHGFGGVGGQTHGQHNRARHPGSIGACSFPSRVFKGIRMAGRMGGNRVTIQNLRVLKIIPEQNLLVISGSVPGSKNSFVIIEK; this is translated from the coding sequence ATGTCTGGTTTAATAGGAAAGAAGATCGGAATGACCAGTTTGTACAATGCTGACGGGCAGGCTCTGGCATGTACGGTAATTCAGGCTGGTCCCTGTGTCGTAACACAGGTAAGAACCGAAGAAAAGGATGGCTATGAGGCCCTCCAGTTGGCATTTGGTGAGAAGAAAGAAAAGAACACCACCAAACCCATGCTGGGTCATTTCAAAGCTGCCAACACGACTCCCAAACAAAAATTGGTAGAGTTCAAGTTTTTCACTGAGCAACACGAATTGGGTAAGACTCTGACAATCCAGGATATTTTCCAGGAGGGTGAATTTGTGGATGTAGTAGGAAAAGTGAAAGGTCGCGGATTTCAGGGTGTTGTAAAGCGCCATGGATTCGGCGGGGTAGGTGGACAAACGCACGGCCAGCACAACCGGGCTCGTCACCCAGGTTCAATTGGTGCCTGCTCATTTCCCTCCCGTGTATTCAAAGGTATCCGCATGGCGGGCCGCATGGGTGGCAACCGCGTAACAATTCAGAACCTGCGCGTCTTGAAAATTATTCCCGAGCAAAACCTTTTGGTAATCAGCGGCTCGGTCCCCGGTTCAAAGAATTCATTTGTAATCATTGAGAAATAA
- the rpsL gene encoding 30S ribosomal protein S12 yields the protein MPTISQLVRKGREKMTWKSKSPALDSCPQRRGVCTRVYTTTPKKPNSALRKVARVRLSNQKEVNAYIPGEGHNLQEHSIVLIRGGRVKDLPGVRYHIIRGALDTSGVNGRKQRRSKYGAKRPKPGQPAAAPAKGGKKK from the coding sequence ATGCCTACTATTTCACAGTTAGTCCGTAAAGGGAGAGAGAAAATGACGTGGAAATCCAAATCTCCGGCTTTGGATTCCTGCCCGCAGCGTCGCGGGGTGTGTACCCGCGTGTACACCACGACGCCCAAGAAGCCCAATTCGGCGCTTCGTAAGGTAGCCCGGGTGCGCCTGAGCAACCAGAAAGAAGTGAATGCCTACATTCCCGGTGAAGGCCACAACCTGCAGGAGCACTCGATCGTGCTGATCCGTGGGGGAAGAGTAAAAGATTTACCCGGGGTACGTTATCACATCATTCGGGGAGCTTTGGATACCTCCGGTGTGAATGGCCGCAAGCAGCGTCGTTCCAAGTACGGTGCCAAGCGTCCCAAGCCAGGTCAGCCAGCTGCTGCACCCGCCAAAGGAGGCAAGAAGAAGTAA
- the rpmC gene encoding 50S ribosomal protein L29 → MKNQEIRDLSADQLKEQIAQEKERLLRLKFAHAVSPIENPLRIRAARKQIARLLTELTVKSSQQK, encoded by the coding sequence ATGAAGAATCAAGAAATAAGAGATCTCTCTGCTGACCAGTTAAAAGAGCAGATCGCCCAGGAGAAGGAACGCTTGTTGAGATTGAAGTTTGCCCACGCGGTTTCTCCTATTGAGAATCCACTCCGTATCCGGGCAGCGCGTAAGCAAATCGCCCGCCTTCTGACAGAGCTAACGGTAAAATCTTCCCAACAGAAATAA
- the rplB gene encoding 50S ribosomal protein L2 has product MAVKKIKPTSAGQRFRVAPAFTEITASKPERSLIEPIKKTGGRNSQGHRTARHIGGGHKRMYRVIDFKRNRFEDVAEVMTIEYDPNRSARIALVQYEDGEKRYILSPNGLNVGQKIISGASVAPEVGNALPLSAMPIGTIVHNIEITPGKGGQFARSAGTYAQLVAREGKYAVLRLPSGEMRMILSACVATVGTVSNSTHMNVNLGKAGRKRWLGRRPRVRGVAMNPVDHPMGGGEGRASGGQPRSRNGQFAKGLKTRKRNKHSEKLIISRRKK; this is encoded by the coding sequence ATGGCAGTTAAAAAAATAAAACCAACAAGTGCAGGACAGCGTTTTCGCGTGGCTCCCGCCTTTACGGAAATTACAGCTTCAAAGCCCGAACGTAGCCTGATCGAGCCCATCAAAAAGACGGGTGGTCGTAATAGTCAGGGACATCGTACTGCACGCCACATTGGTGGTGGTCACAAACGCATGTATCGGGTTATTGACTTCAAGCGTAATCGTTTTGAGGATGTAGCTGAGGTGATGACAATTGAATACGATCCTAACCGTTCCGCTCGGATTGCGCTGGTGCAGTATGAGGACGGAGAGAAGCGTTATATTCTATCTCCCAACGGATTAAATGTAGGTCAGAAAATTATTTCTGGCGCTAGTGTTGCCCCTGAAGTAGGAAACGCGCTTCCATTGAGTGCTATGCCAATCGGAACGATTGTCCACAATATAGAAATTACTCCGGGTAAAGGTGGGCAGTTTGCCCGGTCAGCCGGAACATACGCTCAGTTAGTAGCGCGGGAAGGCAAGTATGCTGTACTACGCCTTCCTTCTGGAGAAATGCGTATGATTCTGTCGGCCTGCGTAGCCACGGTAGGTACCGTGTCCAACTCCACGCACATGAACGTGAATTTGGGTAAAGCGGGTCGCAAACGCTGGTTGGGTCGTCGTCCTCGTGTCCGTGGTGTAGCCATGAACCCAGTAGATCACCCGATGGGTGGTGGCGAGGGACGTGCTTCGGGTGGCCAGCCGCGCTCACGCAACGGACAGTTCGCGAAGGGGCTCAAAACCCGGAAGCGTAACAAGCATTCTGAAAAACTGATTATTAGCAGACGTAAAAAGTAA
- the rplW gene encoding 50S ribosomal protein L23: MTNVLKRPIITEKVTAQGALRKYAFEVEKTANKFEIKKAIEKMFGVTVESVNTMRCIGKTKTRISSGKFISGKTSTYKKAIVTVAEGEIIDLYGEV, translated from the coding sequence ATGACGAACGTACTTAAACGTCCGATTATAACCGAAAAGGTAACCGCTCAGGGAGCCCTGCGGAAATATGCCTTTGAGGTAGAAAAAACGGCGAACAAATTTGAAATTAAGAAAGCCATTGAGAAAATGTTCGGAGTGACCGTTGAAAGCGTAAATACCATGCGTTGCATCGGAAAAACTAAAACCCGTATCTCATCCGGCAAATTCATCTCGGGCAAAACATCAACGTATAAGAAAGCTATTGTTACTGTGGCCGAAGGTGAGATCATTGATCTTTACGGTGAGGTGTAG
- the rpsQ gene encoding 30S ribosomal protein S17, whose product MEELTRNLRKERVGRVVSDKMEKSCVITVERKVKHPMYGKFMKKSTKLMVHDENNQCGIGDTIRVMETRPLSKNKRWRLVEIIERAK is encoded by the coding sequence ATGGAGGAACTGACAAGAAATTTACGGAAAGAACGTGTGGGCCGTGTAGTAAGCGACAAGATGGAAAAGTCTTGCGTGATCACGGTTGAACGTAAGGTGAAGCATCCTATGTATGGTAAATTTATGAAAAAATCTACCAAACTCATGGTGCATGATGAGAACAACCAGTGCGGGATTGGAGATACAATCCGTGTAATGGAAACCCGTCCGCTTAGTAAGAATAAGCGTTGGAGACTAGTAGAAATCATTGAAAGAGCGAAGTAA
- the rplP gene encoding 50S ribosomal protein L16 — MLQPKRTRFRKQQKDKGAFNGIATRGHQISFGSFAIKALEPGWLTARQIEAARISVTRAMKREGQVWIRVFPDKPITKKPAEVRMGKGKGAPEYWVATVKPGTIIFEAAGVNLDTANEALRLAAQKLPIKTKFIVRRDYQE, encoded by the coding sequence ATGTTACAGCCGAAAAGAACCAGATTTCGTAAGCAGCAGAAAGATAAAGGTGCTTTCAACGGAATCGCAACCCGTGGTCACCAGATTTCCTTCGGATCATTTGCTATCAAAGCCCTTGAGCCAGGCTGGTTGACCGCTCGTCAGATTGAAGCTGCCCGTATTTCGGTAACGCGCGCTATGAAACGCGAAGGCCAGGTCTGGATTCGGGTTTTTCCAGACAAACCCATTACCAAGAAACCAGCAGAAGTACGGATGGGTAAGGGAAAAGGTGCACCCGAATATTGGGTTGCCACTGTGAAGCCCGGGACGATTATTTTTGAAGCCGCTGGTGTAAACCTTGATACAGCCAATGAAGCGCTTCGCCTGGCTGCACAGAAACTGCCGATCAAGACCAAATTCATCGTTCGTCGCGATTACCAGGAATAG
- the rpsS gene encoding 30S ribosomal protein S19, whose product MARSLKKGPYIDYRLDNKIQAMNNATRKSVIKTWSRRSMISPDFIGHTFAVHNGNKFIPVYVTENMVGHKLGEFAPTRNFRGHTAKKDKGRR is encoded by the coding sequence ATGGCACGTTCATTAAAAAAAGGACCCTATATAGACTATCGCCTTGATAATAAAATTCAGGCGATGAACAATGCAACCCGTAAATCGGTCATTAAGACATGGTCACGCCGGTCTATGATTTCCCCCGATTTTATCGGACATACTTTTGCCGTCCACAATGGAAATAAGTTTATCCCTGTGTATGTCACTGAGAACATGGTAGGGCATAAACTGGGTGAATTTGCCCCGACCCGTAACTTCCGTGGCCATACAGCGAAAAAAGATAAGGGAAGACGTTAA
- the rplV gene encoding 50S ribosomal protein L22, which produces MEARAILKNVPTSPRKMRLVADMIRGQKVSKALALLRFQPNSGAPILHKVLLSAVANWQQGNEDAKIEDADLYVKTIFVDGGRMLKRLRPAPQGRAHRIRKRSNHITIIIDDASAETDFVEAEETNTES; this is translated from the coding sequence ATGGAAGCAAGAGCAATTCTTAAAAATGTACCTACCTCGCCTCGCAAAATGCGGCTGGTAGCCGACATGATTCGCGGTCAGAAAGTCAGCAAAGCTTTGGCCCTTTTACGATTTCAGCCTAATTCAGGCGCCCCGATTCTCCACAAGGTACTGCTTTCAGCAGTTGCCAACTGGCAACAGGGCAATGAGGATGCCAAAATCGAAGACGCGGATCTTTATGTAAAAACAATATTTGTGGATGGAGGCCGGATGCTGAAGCGTCTTCGCCCCGCTCCCCAAGGACGCGCGCACCGGATTCGGAAGCGGTCCAACCACATCACGATTATCATTGACGATGCTTCAGCAGAGACTGACTTTGTAGAAGCGGAAGAAACTAATACTGAATCATAA
- the rplN gene encoding 50S ribosomal protein L14 produces the protein MVQQESRLSVADNSGAKEVLVIRVLGGTGKRYASVGDKIVVTVKAALSSSNMKKGTVSKAVVVRTKKEIRRKDGTYIRFEDNAAVLLNANNEPRGTRIFGPVARELREKQFMKIVSLAPEVL, from the coding sequence ATGGTACAGCAAGAATCAAGATTGTCCGTAGCCGATAATAGCGGAGCCAAGGAAGTACTCGTAATACGGGTGCTGGGTGGAACTGGCAAGCGTTATGCTTCAGTAGGCGATAAGATCGTCGTAACGGTGAAAGCCGCCCTGTCTTCCAGCAATATGAAGAAAGGTACGGTTTCCAAAGCAGTTGTAGTGCGCACAAAGAAGGAAATCCGCCGTAAGGATGGTACCTACATTCGTTTTGAAGACAACGCAGCGGTGTTGTTGAATGCTAACAATGAGCCGCGGGGAACACGGATTTTTGGCCCCGTAGCCCGTGAATTGCGTGAGAAGCAATTTATGAAGATCGTCTCTCTGGCCCCGGAAGTTCTTTAA
- the rplD gene encoding 50S ribosomal protein L4 — MELSVINIKGEDTGKKITLSEEIFGITPNEHAVYLDVKQYLANQRQGTHKSKERAEVNYSTRKLKRQKGTGGARAGSRKSPVFVGGGRIFGPRPRDYGFKLNKKVKVLARKSALAAKAQADSVSIVEEFTFDAPRTKSYLEFLNAISVTGQKTLLILGAADKNVYLSGRNIPKTRIMTADMVNTYELLHADRLLISTPALDVLETLLNK; from the coding sequence ATGGAACTGTCCGTAATTAATATAAAAGGAGAAGATACCGGTAAGAAAATCACCTTATCGGAAGAGATCTTCGGTATCACGCCCAACGAGCATGCCGTTTACCTTGATGTGAAGCAGTACCTGGCCAATCAGCGCCAGGGTACCCACAAATCCAAGGAACGCGCCGAGGTTAATTATTCAACCCGCAAACTTAAGCGTCAGAAAGGCACGGGTGGTGCCCGGGCGGGTAGCCGCAAATCGCCTGTATTTGTAGGTGGCGGCCGGATTTTTGGACCTCGTCCCCGTGACTATGGCTTCAAGCTGAATAAGAAAGTCAAAGTACTGGCTCGCAAATCGGCTTTGGCTGCGAAAGCCCAGGCCGACTCGGTTTCGATTGTAGAAGAATTTACGTTCGATGCGCCGCGCACAAAGTCTTATCTGGAGTTTCTGAATGCAATTTCCGTGACAGGACAGAAAACGCTACTGATTCTCGGTGCTGCCGACAAGAACGTATACCTGTCTGGACGTAACATACCCAAGACCAGGATTATGACGGCCGACATGGTCAATACTTATGAACTCTTGCACGCGGACCGTCTGTTGATCAGCACCCCTGCTTTGGATGTATTGGAAACTCTTTTGAACAAATAA
- the rplX gene encoding 50S ribosomal protein L24 — MENKKKMQPKFHIRKGDTVKVIAGNSKGKTGKVTSVLVSKERAIVEGANMITKHLKPNAQNPQGSIEKREGSIHISNLMLIDPATGEATRTGRRLNDNNKLQRFSKKTDKFI; from the coding sequence ATGGAAAATAAGAAAAAAATGCAGCCGAAATTCCATATCCGCAAAGGAGATACGGTGAAGGTAATTGCCGGCAATTCCAAAGGAAAAACGGGTAAAGTAACCTCCGTACTGGTAAGTAAGGAAAGGGCTATTGTAGAAGGGGCCAACATGATTACCAAGCATTTGAAGCCCAATGCTCAGAATCCTCAGGGAAGTATAGAAAAGCGTGAAGGCAGCATTCATATCAGCAATTTGATGCTTATCGACCCTGCAACAGGTGAGGCGACCCGCACTGGCCGCCGCCTGAACGATAACAACAAACTACAGCGCTTTTCGAAGAAGACAGACAAGTTTATCTAA
- the rpsJ gene encoding 30S ribosomal protein S10: MNQKIRIKLKSFDHNLVDKSAEKIVKAVKATGAVVSGPIPLPTKKEKFTVLRSPHVNKKSREQFQLCTYKRLVDIFSSSAKTVDALMKLELPSGVDVEIKV; encoded by the coding sequence ATGAATCAGAAAATTCGCATCAAGCTCAAATCATTCGACCACAATTTGGTTGACAAATCGGCTGAGAAAATTGTAAAAGCGGTGAAGGCTACCGGAGCCGTAGTAAGCGGCCCTATCCCTTTACCGACGAAGAAGGAAAAGTTCACAGTGCTGCGCTCACCTCACGTAAACAAAAAATCGCGTGAGCAATTCCAGCTCTGTACATATAAGAGATTAGTGGATATTTTTTCGTCGAGCGCTAAAACGGTAGATGCTCTTATGAAGTTGGAGCTTCCCAGCGGCGTTGATGTAGAGATTAAAGTATAA
- the fusA gene encoding elongation factor G gives MARDLRLTRNIGIAAHIDAGKTTTTERILYYAGVSHKIGEVHDGAATMDWMEQEQERGITITSAATTVDWMYRDEKYHINIIDTPGHVDFTVEVNRSLRVLDGLVFLFSAVDGVEPQSETNWRLANNYNVARIGFVNKMDRSGADFLAVCAQVKEMLGSYAVPLQLPIGAEENFRGVVDLVNFRGIEWNEEDKGMTFTEVPIPDDMIEEATEWREKLLEAVAEFDDTLMEKYFDDPASISEDEILAALRAATISMKIVPMLCGSSFKNKGVQTMLDYVMAILPSPLDRGTITGTDPRTEAPVTRKPVGTDPFCALAFKIATDPYVGRLCFIRSYSGTLESGSYVLNNRSGNKERISRIFQMHANKQNQIDRLEAGDIGAVVGFKDIKTGDTLSDEKSPIVLESMVFPEPVIGYAIEPKKTADQDKFGNAIAKLIEEDPTLQVNTDEETGQTIIRGMGELHLEIIIDRMRREFKVEVNQGAPQVAYKEALTKNFEHREVYKKQTGGRGKFADIAFEIGPRDEPEDGKEKEQGLQFVNNIVGGVIPREFIPSIQKGFDEAMKNGPLAGYPLDSMKVRLFHGSFHDVDSDSFSFEMAARLGFKEAARQAGAKLLEPIMAVEVVSPEEYTGPITGDLNRRRGIMKGMDTKAGSQVVKADVPLSELFGYVTDLRTITSGRATASLTFSHYDFIPQNLAETVISKAKGGAVNA, from the coding sequence ATGGCACGTGATTTAAGATTAACCAGGAACATTGGTATTGCCGCCCACATCGACGCGGGTAAAACGACGACGACGGAGCGTATCCTCTACTATGCAGGCGTAAGCCACAAAATCGGTGAGGTACACGACGGTGCTGCTACTATGGACTGGATGGAGCAGGAGCAGGAGCGTGGTATCACAATCACCTCGGCAGCTACTACTGTAGACTGGATGTACCGTGATGAGAAATATCACATCAACATTATCGACACCCCCGGCCACGTAGACTTTACGGTGGAAGTAAACCGTTCCCTTCGGGTATTGGACGGGCTGGTTTTTCTGTTCAGTGCCGTGGATGGGGTAGAGCCGCAGTCGGAAACGAACTGGCGCCTGGCCAACAATTATAATGTAGCTCGTATCGGATTCGTCAATAAAATGGACCGCTCGGGTGCTGATTTTCTGGCGGTTTGTGCGCAGGTAAAAGAGATGTTGGGAAGTTATGCCGTTCCCTTGCAATTACCCATCGGTGCCGAGGAAAACTTCCGGGGTGTGGTGGATCTGGTGAACTTCCGGGGTATCGAGTGGAACGAGGAAGATAAGGGAATGACCTTTACTGAGGTACCTATCCCTGATGATATGATCGAAGAAGCTACCGAATGGCGCGAGAAATTGCTCGAAGCTGTAGCCGAATTCGACGACACATTAATGGAGAAGTATTTCGATGATCCTGCTTCAATTTCAGAAGACGAAATATTGGCGGCTCTTCGCGCAGCCACCATTAGCATGAAGATCGTGCCTATGTTGTGCGGTTCTTCGTTTAAAAATAAGGGTGTACAAACGATGCTGGATTATGTGATGGCGATTCTTCCCTCACCTCTAGACCGTGGTACGATCACGGGTACCGATCCCCGTACTGAGGCACCTGTCACCCGCAAGCCGGTGGGAACGGATCCCTTCTGCGCTCTGGCCTTCAAAATTGCTACCGATCCCTACGTAGGTCGTCTTTGCTTTATTCGCTCTTACTCAGGGACTTTGGAATCAGGTTCGTATGTGCTGAATAACCGTTCGGGAAACAAAGAACGTATCTCTCGTATTTTTCAGATGCACGCTAACAAGCAGAATCAAATTGATCGCCTGGAAGCTGGAGACATTGGTGCAGTAGTAGGTTTTAAAGATATCAAAACGGGAGATACCCTGTCAGACGAGAAAAGCCCAATTGTACTGGAATCCATGGTGTTTCCTGAGCCGGTAATCGGTTATGCAATCGAGCCTAAGAAAACGGCTGATCAGGATAAATTTGGTAACGCCATTGCTAAGTTAATTGAGGAAGATCCTACGCTTCAGGTAAATACCGATGAAGAAACGGGTCAAACCATTATTCGGGGTATGGGCGAGCTTCACCTGGAAATTATCATTGACCGGATGCGTCGTGAATTCAAGGTTGAAGTAAATCAGGGAGCTCCTCAAGTAGCTTACAAGGAAGCCTTGACTAAAAACTTTGAACACCGCGAAGTGTATAAGAAACAAACGGGTGGTCGTGGTAAATTCGCGGATATCGCTTTCGAGATCGGCCCTCGCGATGAGCCGGAAGATGGCAAGGAGAAAGAACAAGGCCTACAATTTGTAAACAACATTGTGGGTGGTGTCATTCCCCGTGAATTTATTCCTTCGATTCAGAAGGGCTTTGATGAAGCCATGAAAAATGGTCCTTTGGCGGGTTATCCACTGGATTCGATGAAGGTACGTCTCTTCCACGGGTCTTTCCACGATGTGGATTCTGATTCATTTTCTTTTGAGATGGCGGCCCGGCTTGGCTTCAAAGAGGCGGCACGCCAGGCGGGTGCTAAATTGCTGGAACCTATTATGGCCGTAGAAGTTGTTTCACCCGAAGAATATACCGGACCCATCACAGGTGACCTAAACCGTCGTAGGGGTATTATGAAGGGAATGGACACTAAAGCGGGTTCACAGGTTGTGAAAGCTGATGTACCTCTGTCTGAGTTATTCGGCTATGTAACGGATCTTCGTACTATTACATCGGGACGTGCCACAGCCAGCTTGACCTTCTCGCATTATGACTTCATTCCACAAAACCTGGCTGAGACTGTGATTAGCAAGGCCAAAGGTGGCGCAGTGAATGCTTAA
- the rpsG gene encoding 30S ribosomal protein S7, whose protein sequence is MRKTKPKKRYILPDPKFRDVQVTKFVNNLMYDGKKSTAFTIFYDAIELVEKKTSENGLELFRKALNNVTPGVEVKSRRVGGATFQVPTEVRPERKQSLGMKWLISYARKRGEKTMMDRLAAEIIAASKGEGAAVKKKDDTHRMAEANKAFSHFRF, encoded by the coding sequence ATGAGAAAGACCAAACCAAAGAAAAGATACATCCTGCCCGACCCGAAATTTCGTGACGTGCAGGTGACCAAGTTCGTCAATAACCTGATGTACGATGGTAAGAAGAGTACGGCGTTTACGATTTTCTATGATGCCATCGAGCTCGTGGAAAAGAAAACCAGTGAAAACGGCCTGGAATTGTTCCGGAAGGCATTGAACAACGTAACTCCCGGTGTGGAGGTAAAAAGCCGCCGTGTGGGTGGAGCTACTTTCCAGGTACCAACCGAAGTGCGCCCCGAGCGCAAGCAGTCGCTGGGTATGAAGTGGTTGATTAGTTATGCCCGCAAGCGCGGTGAGAAAACGATGATGGACCGTCTCGCAGCCGAAATCATTGCGGCTTCCAAAGGAGAGGGTGCCGCTGTGAAGAAGAAGGACGATACGCACCGTATGGCGGAAGCTAACAAAGCGTTCTCACACTTCCGTTTCTAG
- a CDS encoding NADP-dependent isocitrate dehydrogenase: MSSTNTPITVAYGDGIGPEIMDATLRILTAAGARIEPEVIEIGEKVYKSGSKAGIQPSDWESLRRNKVFLKAPITTPQGGGYKSLNVTARTTLGLFANVRPCMAYSPYVETKHPLLDLVIIRENEEDLYTGIEHRQTNQMYQCLKLISRPGCEKIIRYAFEYARAYNRRKVTCLSKDNIMKMTDGLFHRVFDEIAAEYPDIEKEHWIIDIGSALLADEPERFGVIVTLNLYGDIISDIAAQIAGSVGMGGSANVGEQCAMFEAIHGSAPDIAGRGIANPSGLLNGAIMMLVHIGQGDVAAKVHNAWLKTIEDGIHTGDIYQEGVSKERVGTQGFADAIIARLGQTPEHFKTISYAAAPKPIHITSGAETRQEKTLVGVDIFLDWTEGTSQQLGDAISGLENSPLQLKMITNRGVKVYPDGVPETFCTDHWRCRFIGQEGTEGSIDKKSIWQQLALLNEQGFDTIKTENLYAFDGKPGYSLGAGE; encoded by the coding sequence ATGTCATCAACCAACACCCCTATTACCGTCGCGTATGGCGACGGCATCGGTCCTGAAATTATGGACGCTACCCTCCGCATCCTCACTGCTGCCGGTGCGCGCATCGAACCCGAAGTAATCGAAATTGGCGAAAAAGTATATAAAAGTGGTAGTAAGGCCGGTATTCAACCCAGCGACTGGGAATCATTGCGCCGAAATAAAGTTTTCCTCAAAGCCCCCATTACCACCCCACAGGGCGGTGGCTACAAAAGCCTGAATGTCACAGCCCGCACTACACTGGGGCTGTTTGCCAACGTGCGGCCATGCATGGCCTACTCGCCCTACGTCGAGACCAAGCACCCGTTGCTGGACCTAGTGATTATCCGAGAAAACGAGGAAGACCTTTACACCGGAATCGAGCACCGGCAAACCAACCAGATGTACCAATGCCTGAAGCTGATTTCACGGCCCGGCTGCGAGAAAATCATTCGCTACGCATTCGAGTACGCCCGCGCTTATAACCGCCGGAAGGTCACGTGCCTTTCGAAAGACAACATCATGAAAATGACCGACGGGCTTTTCCATCGGGTCTTTGACGAGATAGCGGCAGAATATCCCGACATTGAAAAAGAACACTGGATCATCGACATTGGATCGGCCCTACTGGCCGACGAGCCGGAGCGCTTTGGCGTGATCGTGACACTGAATCTATATGGCGACATTATATCCGACATCGCCGCCCAGATCGCCGGATCGGTAGGGATGGGCGGCTCGGCCAATGTCGGCGAGCAGTGCGCCATGTTCGAGGCCATTCACGGTTCGGCGCCCGACATCGCCGGGCGCGGCATCGCCAATCCATCGGGTCTGCTTAACGGGGCTATTATGATGCTGGTGCATATCGGGCAGGGCGATGTGGCCGCCAAGGTGCACAACGCCTGGCTCAAAACCATTGAAGATGGCATTCATACCGGGGATATTTACCAGGAAGGGGTAAGTAAGGAACGGGTAGGTACCCAGGGCTTCGCCGACGCCATTATTGCCCGCCTGGGACAAACGCCCGAACATTTCAAGACTATCAGTTACGCCGCCGCTCCCAAACCCATTCACATCACATCCGGGGCCGAAACCCGTCAAGAAAAAACTCTGGTAGGCGTGGATATTTTTCTGGATTGGACCGAAGGTACCTCACAACAACTAGGTGATGCGATTTCGGGTTTGGAGAATTCTCCTCTGCAACTCAAAATGATCACCAACCGGGGTGTCAAGGTATACCCCGATGGGGTACCCGAAACCTTCTGCACCGATCACTGGCGGTGTCGTTTCATCGGCCAGGAAGGCACCGAAGGAAGTATTGATAAAAAAAGCATCTGGCAGCAATTGGCACTTTTGAACGAACAGGGTTTCGATACCATCAAAACCGAAAACCTCTATGCCTTCGACGGTAAGCCAGGCTATTCGCTGGGAGCAGGCGAATAA
- the rpsC gene encoding 30S ribosomal protein S3, translating to MGQKVNPIGLRLGIVRGWDSSWYGGKDFSDKLVEDEKIRNYIQARIPKGSISKVVIERTLKRITLTIHTARPGIVIGKGGSEVDKIKEELKKITGKDVQINIYEIKRPEIDAKLVGEAIAQQLQARISYRRAMKQAISSAMRVGSQGIKIRLSGRLGGAEMARTEEYKEGRIPLHTLRANIDYAVSEAQTIYGKIGIKVWVFKGELYGKQDLTPSAATAQADRSDRSERGDRRGRDNDRGGADRGDRRKRSGGGRNDRNDRGGANTGRKK from the coding sequence ATGGGACAAAAGGTAAACCCAATAGGTCTGAGACTGGGCATTGTTAGAGGATGGGACTCAAGCTGGTATGGTGGAAAAGACTTCTCTGACAAGTTAGTTGAAGACGAAAAAATCCGCAACTACATCCAGGCGCGTATCCCCAAAGGTTCGATTTCCAAAGTAGTGATCGAGCGTACCCTGAAGCGTATTACGCTTACCATTCACACAGCCCGCCCGGGTATTGTGATCGGTAAGGGAGGTAGCGAGGTAGATAAGATCAAAGAAGAGCTCAAAAAAATTACGGGCAAGGACGTTCAGATCAATATTTACGAAATTAAGCGCCCCGAAATTGATGCCAAACTAGTAGGTGAGGCAATTGCCCAGCAGCTTCAGGCACGTATCTCTTACCGTAGAGCCATGAAGCAAGCTATTTCATCAGCTATGCGGGTAGGTTCACAAGGTATTAAGATTCGCTTGTCGGGTCGTTTGGGAGGAGCGGAAATGGCTCGTACTGAAGAATATAAGGAAGGTCGTATTCCGCTACATACTTTACGTGCCAATATTGACTACGCCGTATCCGAAGCCCAGACTATCTACGGAAAAATTGGGATCAAAGTATGGGTCTTCAAAGGAGAGCTTTACGGTAAGCAGGATCTTACACCAAGCGCTGCGACTGCTCAGGCCGATCGGAGTGACCGTAGTGAACGTGGTGATCGTCGTGGACGTGACAATGATCGGGGAGGTGCCGACCGTGGCGACCGCCGGAAGCGTAGTGGAGGTGGCCGTAATGACCGTAATGATCGGGGCGGTGCCAATACAGGTAGGAAAAAGTAA